In Lysobacter firmicutimachus, one genomic interval encodes:
- the icd gene encoding isocitrate dehydrogenase (NADP(+)): MTEFVATPPAGGAKITKTPTGLNVPDRPIIPFIEGDGTGPDIWRASVRVLDAAVAKAYGGQKKIEWMEVYAGEKANNTYGTWLPDGTVQACRDYLVSIKGPLTTPVGGGIRSLNVALRQMLDLYVCLRPVRWFEGVPSPVKKPGDVDMVIFRENTEDIYAGIEWAGGSAEAQKVLDFLSKEFPQAADKIRFGTAEKNAAWLKELQAIGAPARELPVEVGIGIKPVSRLGTERLVHSAIAYAIENKRKSVTLVHKGNIMKFTEGGFRDWGYQVARDYFGAVELDGGPWHVIPEGKPGAGIVIKDAIADAFLQQILLRPKEYDVSATLNLNGDYLSDALAAQVGGIGIAPGANINYVTGHAVFEATHGTAPKYADLDKVNPGSVILSGEMMLRYMGWTEAADAIIAAMDKAIGSKRVTYDFARLMDGATEVKCSEFADEIIKHL, encoded by the coding sequence ATGACCGAGTTCGTAGCGACGCCGCCCGCAGGCGGCGCCAAGATCACCAAGACCCCGACCGGCCTCAACGTGCCGGATCGCCCGATCATCCCGTTCATCGAAGGCGACGGCACCGGCCCGGACATCTGGCGCGCGTCCGTGCGCGTGCTCGATGCGGCGGTCGCCAAAGCCTACGGCGGCCAGAAGAAGATCGAGTGGATGGAGGTCTACGCCGGCGAGAAGGCCAACAACACCTACGGCACCTGGCTGCCGGACGGCACCGTGCAGGCCTGCCGCGACTACCTGGTCAGCATCAAGGGTCCGCTCACCACGCCGGTCGGCGGCGGCATCCGCTCGCTCAACGTCGCGCTGCGCCAGATGCTCGATCTGTACGTCTGCCTGCGCCCGGTGCGCTGGTTCGAAGGCGTGCCCTCGCCGGTCAAGAAGCCGGGCGATGTCGACATGGTGATCTTCCGCGAGAACACCGAGGACATCTACGCCGGCATCGAATGGGCCGGCGGCAGCGCCGAGGCGCAGAAGGTGCTGGATTTCCTGAGCAAGGAATTCCCCCAGGCCGCCGACAAGATCCGCTTCGGCACCGCCGAGAAGAACGCGGCGTGGCTGAAGGAACTGCAGGCCATCGGCGCCCCGGCGCGCGAGCTGCCGGTCGAAGTCGGCATCGGCATCAAGCCGGTCAGCCGCCTCGGCACCGAGCGCCTGGTGCACAGCGCCATCGCCTACGCGATCGAGAACAAGCGCAAGTCGGTGACCCTGGTCCACAAGGGCAACATCATGAAGTTCACCGAAGGTGGCTTCCGTGATTGGGGCTATCAGGTGGCGCGCGACTACTTCGGCGCGGTCGAGCTCGACGGCGGCCCGTGGCACGTGATTCCGGAAGGCAAGCCGGGCGCCGGCATCGTCATCAAGGACGCGATCGCCGACGCCTTCCTGCAGCAGATCCTGCTGCGGCCGAAGGAATACGACGTCTCCGCGACCCTGAACCTCAACGGCGACTACCTGTCCGACGCGCTCGCCGCGCAGGTCGGCGGCATCGGCATCGCCCCGGGCGCGAACATCAACTACGTGACCGGCCACGCCGTGTTCGAAGCGACCCACGGCACCGCGCCGAAGTACGCCGACCTGGACAAGGTCAACCCGGGTTCGGTGATCCTGTCCGGCGAGATGATGCTGCGCTACATGGGCTGGACCGAAGCGGCCGACGCGATCATCGCCGCGATGGACAAGGCCATCGGCAGCAAGCGCGTGACCTACGACTTCGCCCGTCTGATGGACGGCGCGACCGAGGTCAAGTGCTCGGAGTTCGCCGACGAGATCATCAAGCATCTCTGA